From one Erinaceus europaeus chromosome 4, mEriEur2.1, whole genome shotgun sequence genomic stretch:
- the TRMU gene encoding mitochondrial tRNA-specific 2-thiouridylase 1 isoform X3, protein MKNWDSLDEHGVCTADKDCEDAYRVCKVLDIPFHQVSYVKEYWNDVFSDFLNEYEKGRTPNPDIVCNKRIKFSCFFHYAVDNLGADAVATGHYARTSLEDEEVFQQKHIKRPEGLFRNRFEVRSVVKLLQAADSFKDQTFFLSQVSQDALRRTLFPLGGLTKDFVKKIAAENRLHHVLQKKESMGICFIGKRNFENFILQYLQPRPGKFISIEDSRVLGTHKGWFLYTLGQRANIGGLHEPWFVVEKDSATGDVLVAPRTDHPALYRDLLRTNRVHWIAEEPPTALVRDKMMECHFRFRHQMALVPCVLTLNQDGTVWVTAVKAVRALALGQFAVFYKGEECLGSGKIMRLGPSAYTLQRGRSKSRAATEGSSDAHDVGPVSGPC, encoded by the exons ATGAAGAACTGGGACTCGCTGGATGAGCATGGAGTTTGCACCGCTGACAAAGACTGTGAGGACGCCTACAGAGTTTGTAAGGTCTTGGACATCCCTTTCCATCAGGTGTCATACGTGAAGGAGTACTGGAATGATGTGTTTAG tgaTTTTTTGAATGAATATGAAAAAGGAAGAACTCCCAATCCTGACATAGTCTGCAACAAACGCATCAAATTCAGTTGTTTTTTCCACTATGCAGTAGATAACCTTG GAGCAGATGCAGTTGCCACCGGTCACTATGCGAGAACTTCCCTGGAAGATGAAGAAGTCTTCCAGCAGAAGCACATTAAGAGACCAGAAGGACTTTTCAGAAATCGATTTGAAGTGAGAAGTG TGGTAAAACTTCTCCAAGCAGCTGACAGCTTTAAAGACCAGACCTTCTTTCTCAGCCAGGTTTCCCAGGATGCCCTACGAAGGACCCTCTTCCCTCTGGGAGGATTAACGAAAGAttttgtaaagaaaatagctGCTGAGAATAGACTTCATCACGTGCTTCAGAAAAAAGAG AGCATGGGCATCTGCTTCATCGGTaaaagaaattttgaaaattttatcCTTCag TATTTGCAGCCTCGGCCTGGAAAATTCATTTCTATTGAAGACAGTAGAGTTCTGGGAACACATAAAG GTTGGTTCCTGTATACTTTGGGTCAGAGAGCCAACATAGGCGGCCTCCACGAGCCCTGGTTTGTGGTGGAGAAGGACAGCGCCACGGGTGACGTGCTTGTG GCGCCCCGGACAGACCACCCGGCCCTGTACAGGGACCTGCTGCGGACCAACCGTGTGCACTGGATCGCAGAGGAGCCCCCTACAGCTCTGGTCCGGGACAAGATGATGGAGTGCCATTTCCGTTTCCGCCACCAGATGGCACTAG TGCCCTGTGTGCTGACCCTTAATCAAGATGGCACCGTGTGGGTGACAGCTGTGAAGGCCGTGCGGGCCCTTGCCCTCGGACAG TTTGCTGTGTTCTACAAAGGGGAGGAGTGCCTGGGCAGTGGGAAGATTATGCGCCTGGGGCCGTCTGCCTACACCCTCCAGAGGGGCCGAAGCAAGTCCAGGGCGGCCACCGAGGGCTCCAGCGATGCTCATGACGTTGGCCCAGTCTCGGGTCCCTGCTGA
- the TRMU gene encoding mitochondrial tRNA-specific 2-thiouridylase 1 isoform X2 produces the protein MQVARHVVCALSGGVDSAVAALLLRRRGYQVTGVFMKNWDSLDEHGVCTADKDCEDAYRVCKVLDIPFHQVSYVKEYWNDVFSDFLNEYEKGRTPNPDIVCNKRIKFSCFFHYAVDNLGADAVATGHYARTSLEDEEVFQQKHIKRPEGLFRNRFEVRSVVKLLQAADSFKDQTFFLSQVSQDALRRTLFPLGGLTKDFVKKIAAENRLHHVLQKKESMGICFIGKRNFENFILQYLQPRPGKFISIEDSRVLGTHKGWFLYTLGQRANIGGLHEPWFVVEKDSATGDVLVAPRTDHPALYRDLLRTNRVHWIAEEPPTALVRDKMMECHFRFRHQMALVPCVLTLNQDGTVWVTAVKAVRALALGQFAVFYKGEECLGSGKIMRLGPSAYTLQRGRSKSRAATEGSSDAHDVGPVSGPC, from the exons GTTACCAGGTGACAGGGGTGTTCATGAAGAACTGGGACTCGCTGGATGAGCATGGAGTTTGCACCGCTGACAAAGACTGTGAGGACGCCTACAGAGTTTGTAAGGTCTTGGACATCCCTTTCCATCAGGTGTCATACGTGAAGGAGTACTGGAATGATGTGTTTAG tgaTTTTTTGAATGAATATGAAAAAGGAAGAACTCCCAATCCTGACATAGTCTGCAACAAACGCATCAAATTCAGTTGTTTTTTCCACTATGCAGTAGATAACCTTG GAGCAGATGCAGTTGCCACCGGTCACTATGCGAGAACTTCCCTGGAAGATGAAGAAGTCTTCCAGCAGAAGCACATTAAGAGACCAGAAGGACTTTTCAGAAATCGATTTGAAGTGAGAAGTG TGGTAAAACTTCTCCAAGCAGCTGACAGCTTTAAAGACCAGACCTTCTTTCTCAGCCAGGTTTCCCAGGATGCCCTACGAAGGACCCTCTTCCCTCTGGGAGGATTAACGAAAGAttttgtaaagaaaatagctGCTGAGAATAGACTTCATCACGTGCTTCAGAAAAAAGAG AGCATGGGCATCTGCTTCATCGGTaaaagaaattttgaaaattttatcCTTCag TATTTGCAGCCTCGGCCTGGAAAATTCATTTCTATTGAAGACAGTAGAGTTCTGGGAACACATAAAG GTTGGTTCCTGTATACTTTGGGTCAGAGAGCCAACATAGGCGGCCTCCACGAGCCCTGGTTTGTGGTGGAGAAGGACAGCGCCACGGGTGACGTGCTTGTG GCGCCCCGGACAGACCACCCGGCCCTGTACAGGGACCTGCTGCGGACCAACCGTGTGCACTGGATCGCAGAGGAGCCCCCTACAGCTCTGGTCCGGGACAAGATGATGGAGTGCCATTTCCGTTTCCGCCACCAGATGGCACTAG TGCCCTGTGTGCTGACCCTTAATCAAGATGGCACCGTGTGGGTGACAGCTGTGAAGGCCGTGCGGGCCCTTGCCCTCGGACAG TTTGCTGTGTTCTACAAAGGGGAGGAGTGCCTGGGCAGTGGGAAGATTATGCGCCTGGGGCCGTCTGCCTACACCCTCCAGAGGGGCCGAAGCAAGTCCAGGGCGGCCACCGAGGGCTCCAGCGATGCTCATGACGTTGGCCCAGTCTCGGGTCCCTGCTGA
- the TRMU gene encoding mitochondrial tRNA-specific 2-thiouridylase 1 isoform X4: protein MQVARHVVCALSGGVDSAVAALLLRRRGYQVTGVFMKNWDSLDEHGVCTADKDCEDAYRVCKVLDIPFHQVSYVKEYWNDVFSDFLNEYEKGRTPNPDIVCNKRIKFSCFFHYAVDNLGADAVATGHYARTSLEDEEVFQQKHIKRPEGLFRNRFEVRSVVKLLQAADSFKDQTFFLSQVSQDALRRTLFPLGGLTKDFVKKIAAENRLHHVLQKKESMGICFIGKRNFENFILQYLQPRPGKFISIEDSRVLGTHKGWFLYTLGQRANIGGLHEPWFVVEKDSATGDVLVAPRTDHPALYRDLLRTNRVHWIAEEPPTALVRDKMMECHFRFRHQMALVCCVLQRGGVPGQWEDYAPGAVCLHPPEGPKQVQGGHRGLQRCS, encoded by the exons GTTACCAGGTGACAGGGGTGTTCATGAAGAACTGGGACTCGCTGGATGAGCATGGAGTTTGCACCGCTGACAAAGACTGTGAGGACGCCTACAGAGTTTGTAAGGTCTTGGACATCCCTTTCCATCAGGTGTCATACGTGAAGGAGTACTGGAATGATGTGTTTAG tgaTTTTTTGAATGAATATGAAAAAGGAAGAACTCCCAATCCTGACATAGTCTGCAACAAACGCATCAAATTCAGTTGTTTTTTCCACTATGCAGTAGATAACCTTG GAGCAGATGCAGTTGCCACCGGTCACTATGCGAGAACTTCCCTGGAAGATGAAGAAGTCTTCCAGCAGAAGCACATTAAGAGACCAGAAGGACTTTTCAGAAATCGATTTGAAGTGAGAAGTG TGGTAAAACTTCTCCAAGCAGCTGACAGCTTTAAAGACCAGACCTTCTTTCTCAGCCAGGTTTCCCAGGATGCCCTACGAAGGACCCTCTTCCCTCTGGGAGGATTAACGAAAGAttttgtaaagaaaatagctGCTGAGAATAGACTTCATCACGTGCTTCAGAAAAAAGAG AGCATGGGCATCTGCTTCATCGGTaaaagaaattttgaaaattttatcCTTCag TATTTGCAGCCTCGGCCTGGAAAATTCATTTCTATTGAAGACAGTAGAGTTCTGGGAACACATAAAG GTTGGTTCCTGTATACTTTGGGTCAGAGAGCCAACATAGGCGGCCTCCACGAGCCCTGGTTTGTGGTGGAGAAGGACAGCGCCACGGGTGACGTGCTTGTG GCGCCCCGGACAGACCACCCGGCCCTGTACAGGGACCTGCTGCGGACCAACCGTGTGCACTGGATCGCAGAGGAGCCCCCTACAGCTCTGGTCCGGGACAAGATGATGGAGTGCCATTTCCGTTTCCGCCACCAGATGGCACTAG TTTGCTGTGTTCTACAAAGGGGAGGAGTGCCTGGGCAGTGGGAAGATTATGCGCCTGGGGCCGTCTGCCTACACCCTCCAGAGGGGCCGAAGCAAGTCCAGGGCGGCCACCGAGGGCTCCAGCGATGCTCATGA